One segment of Neobacillus endophyticus DNA contains the following:
- a CDS encoding GntR family transcriptional regulator: MLRQTKHLMVKDKIKEWINSGEVKPGEKIYSENELVKIFGVSRHTVRQAVGDLVHEGWLYREQGAGTFCANGITQNKPNQHFPRTSGKNIGVITTYISDYIFPSIIKGIESYLTDQGYSLTFACTDNNIEKEKQCLQSMLSRNIDGLIVEPTKSSSYNPNVNYYLELEQNNIPYLMINQYYPQLVPPHIIVNDEKGGYMGTEHLIKLGHEKIIGIFKTDDLQGVHRMQGFIKAFRENNITLSPDMIITFSTEEVDTVLLEKVRKVLETSDEMPTGVFCYNDQVAISVLNLFRELELRVPEDISVVGFDDSYLAEATETKLTSLSHPKLEMGIAAAKWIVSAVEKRNQNDKHSIVFEPELIIRSSTAPVKGEVTQET, translated from the coding sequence ATGTTGAGACAAACCAAGCATCTCATGGTTAAGGATAAAATAAAAGAATGGATTAATAGCGGGGAAGTTAAGCCAGGTGAAAAAATATATTCTGAAAATGAACTTGTCAAAATTTTTGGTGTCAGCCGCCATACTGTACGCCAGGCAGTCGGGGATTTGGTGCACGAAGGCTGGTTATATAGAGAACAAGGTGCTGGTACTTTTTGTGCGAATGGAATCACTCAAAATAAGCCTAATCAACACTTCCCTCGTACAAGCGGCAAAAATATTGGTGTAATTACCACCTACATTTCTGATTATATTTTTCCTTCTATTATCAAAGGAATTGAATCATATTTAACTGATCAAGGGTATTCATTAACCTTTGCATGTACAGATAATAATATTGAAAAAGAAAAACAATGTTTACAAAGTATGCTCAGCAGAAACATAGATGGGCTAATCGTTGAGCCTACTAAGAGCAGCAGTTATAATCCAAATGTTAATTATTACTTGGAATTAGAACAAAACAATATCCCGTATTTAATGATTAACCAGTATTATCCTCAATTGGTTCCGCCACATATTATTGTGAACGATGAAAAGGGCGGATATATGGGCACAGAACACTTAATTAAACTGGGACATGAAAAAATAATAGGTATTTTCAAAACGGACGATTTGCAAGGTGTACATCGAATGCAAGGATTTATTAAAGCATTTAGAGAAAATAACATTACCTTATCACCTGATATGATTATTACATTTTCAACTGAAGAAGTAGATACAGTATTATTAGAAAAAGTAAGGAAAGTACTCGAAACATCAGATGAAATGCCGACAGGAGTCTTTTGCTATAATGATCAAGTGGCGATATCTGTATTAAATTTATTCAGAGAACTTGAATTAAGAGTACCTGAGGATATTTCTGTAGTAGGTTTTGATGATTCCTATTTAGCTGAAGCAACAGAAACAAAACTTACATCTCTTTCCCATCCAAAGTTGGAAATGGGAATCGCTGCAGCAAAATGGATTGTCTCTGCAGTGGAGAAGAGAAATCAAAACGATAAACATTCCATCGTATTTGAACCTGAATTAATCATAAGAAGTTCCACTGCTCCTGTAAAAGGAGAAGTAACTCAAGAAACGTAA
- a CDS encoding PTS sugar transporter subunit IIB, producing MNILLCCAAGMSTSLLVTKMEKAAADQGLDCKIWAESADQAKSQIDHADVVLLGPQVRYLLSQFKKLGEEKGVPVDAINPVHYGMCNGPEVLKTALALINSKK from the coding sequence ATGAACATCTTACTATGTTGTGCAGCAGGGATGTCTACTAGCTTATTAGTTACAAAAATGGAGAAAGCAGCAGCAGACCAGGGGCTGGATTGCAAAATCTGGGCAGAAAGCGCCGATCAGGCAAAAAGTCAAATAGATCATGCAGACGTTGTATTGCTTGGCCCGCAAGTGCGTTATTTACTCTCTCAGTTTAAAAAATTAGGTGAAGAAAAAGGAGTCCCCGTTGATGCCATTAATCCAGTTCACTATGGGATGTGTAATGGTCCTGAAGTTTTAAAAACAGCTTTGGCACTTATTAATTCTAAAAAATAA
- a CDS encoding BglG family transcription antiterminator, with protein MLNSRMTSILRELMKAETPVTSEYLAKVLAVTSRTVRNDIKELEATVEDFGASIKSIRGTGYQLEIHDDQIFRQLLLGIVDQDKENDDEIPTMPEDRILYVIKRLLLAEDYCKLDCLADEIFVSRSTLQNDLKDVKHILRRYGITLEKRPNFGLKVNGDEFKLRLCMADHLFHKFENDIDLTHTDLPLYTKEDLSYIRKVIVERISLHNISLSDIGLNNLIIHIAIAYHRIKGHKYMTMVHKDLIELKSEKQYLVAKEIVSELEKGLDISFPEPEIAYVTIHLLGTKMVTELHLHESTIHEMIDEQVDFIVNKVLDTIDHELNLGIKDDQELYIAICLHLKPAIHRYHYGINLPNPLIDEIKSKYPAAFQAAVIASLVIKSELHIEINENEIGYLALHLGAAIENVKTGKRVKRCLIVCASGVGSARLLASKVQSKFGDKVEIVGTTDYYKLNQISFHAMDFIISTIPISTNLPIPVIQVHTILGGGDFEKIEAVLNGEGIQKLQYLKEELVFLQRNFETREEVLNFLCQRLQSLGLVHQTFLESVLARERLSPTSYGNFVAIPHPITPQTESTFWTICTLKKPIDWGGKRVQFVCLLSVEKNSPNELQKMYENLVELIDHSQIVQQLIKCKTYKEFTAVFSGKR; from the coding sequence ATGTTAAATTCTCGAATGACTTCAATCCTGCGAGAATTAATGAAAGCGGAAACACCTGTGACTAGTGAGTATTTGGCAAAGGTTCTAGCGGTGACATCAAGAACAGTCAGAAATGATATAAAAGAGCTAGAAGCGACAGTTGAAGATTTTGGAGCCTCTATTAAATCCATTAGAGGAACAGGATATCAGCTGGAAATTCATGATGACCAAATCTTTCGTCAGCTCCTGCTTGGAATTGTGGATCAGGATAAAGAAAATGATGATGAAATTCCTACCATGCCGGAAGATCGCATTCTTTATGTTATCAAGCGTTTATTACTTGCTGAGGATTATTGTAAGCTTGATTGCTTAGCAGATGAAATATTTGTCAGCAGATCCACGCTGCAAAACGATTTAAAGGACGTTAAACATATACTTCGCCGTTATGGTATTACACTTGAAAAACGCCCAAACTTTGGCTTAAAGGTAAATGGAGACGAGTTTAAGCTACGATTGTGTATGGCAGATCATCTTTTTCATAAATTTGAAAATGATATTGATTTGACACATACAGATCTTCCTCTTTATACAAAAGAAGATTTATCCTATATTCGAAAAGTGATTGTGGAGCGAATAAGTTTGCACAATATTAGTCTCTCGGATATTGGATTAAACAACCTCATTATTCATATCGCCATTGCTTATCATCGAATAAAAGGTCACAAATATATGACGATGGTTCATAAGGATTTAATTGAGCTAAAGAGCGAAAAACAATATCTAGTGGCAAAAGAAATTGTCAGTGAGCTTGAAAAGGGGCTGGATATTAGTTTTCCAGAGCCGGAGATCGCCTATGTCACTATTCATTTGTTAGGGACAAAGATGGTAACCGAACTGCATCTTCATGAGAGCACCATCCACGAGATGATCGATGAACAAGTGGATTTCATTGTGAATAAAGTTCTGGATACTATTGACCATGAACTGAATCTGGGGATCAAAGATGACCAGGAATTATATATCGCTATCTGTCTTCATTTAAAACCGGCAATCCACCGCTACCATTACGGGATCAATCTGCCTAATCCTTTAATTGATGAAATTAAATCCAAATATCCTGCCGCATTTCAAGCAGCTGTAATTGCTAGTCTGGTTATAAAAAGTGAGCTGCATATTGAGATAAATGAAAATGAAATTGGCTATCTCGCACTCCATTTAGGGGCCGCAATTGAAAACGTAAAAACAGGAAAAAGAGTAAAACGGTGTCTAATTGTTTGTGCCTCAGGTGTTGGGAGTGCAAGGTTATTAGCATCAAAGGTGCAATCTAAATTTGGTGATAAAGTTGAAATTGTCGGAACGACTGATTATTACAAGCTAAATCAAATTTCTTTCCATGCCATGGATTTCATCATTAGTACGATTCCTATTTCAACTAATCTTCCAATTCCTGTGATTCAAGTACATACTATTTTAGGCGGAGGAGATTTTGAAAAAATCGAAGCAGTTTTAAATGGTGAAGGTATACAAAAGCTGCAATATCTGAAAGAGGAATTAGTCTTTCTTCAGAGAAATTTTGAAACTAGAGAAGAAGTGCTTAATTTTCTTTGTCAGCGGCTTCAGTCTTTGGGATTGGTTCATCAAACATTTTTAGAAAGTGTGCTGGCAAGAGAGAGATTGTCTCCAACAAGCTACGGTAATTTTGTTGCGATACCTCACCCGATTACACCACAGACGGAATCGACATTTTGGACGATCTGTACATTAAAGAAACCCATTGACTGGGGCGGGAAAAGAGTGCAATTTGTATGCTTGTTAAGCGTTGAGAAGAATAGCCCGAATGAGCTGCAAAAAATGTATGAGAATCTTGTTGAATTAATTGATCATAGTCAAATTGTGCAACAGTTAATTAAATGTAAAACGTACAAGGAATTTACGGCTGTATTCTCTGGAAAACGGTAA
- a CDS encoding glycoside hydrolase family 1 protein: MLHENLKPFPAGFLWGSASAAYQVEGAWDEDGKGPSNWDLFVRVSGKTFKGTTGDVAVDHYHRFKEDVRLMAEMGLKAYRFSVAWARIFPKGKGEVNEKGIEFYNHLINELVKNKIEPILTIYHWDLPQALQDEYGGWESRQIVEDFTNYAVTLYKHFGDRVKYWVSLNEQNIFTDLGYRMALHPPGVTNEKLFYQVNHHANLANASAIKEFRKYVPNGKIGPSFAYSPAYAASPKPEDILSAENAEEFNSHWWMDVYAWGEYPEAALSYLESKDLAPKIEAGDVDLLKAGKPDFMGVNYYQTTTYEHNPLNGVGQGTFNTTGKKGTSHDTGVPGIFKTIKNGNLERTNWDWNIDPVGLRIGLRRITSRYHLPILISENGLGEYDKLEAGDVVNDDYRIDYLKSHLSAVQEAITDGVEMLGYCTWSFTDLLSWLNGFQKRYGFVYVNQHEEGEHDLRRVKKKSYFWYKEVIEKNGENL; this comes from the coding sequence ATGTTACATGAAAACCTTAAACCATTTCCAGCAGGATTTTTATGGGGTTCCGCATCTGCTGCCTATCAGGTGGAGGGCGCTTGGGATGAGGATGGGAAAGGGCCATCAAACTGGGATTTATTTGTCCGTGTTTCTGGAAAAACATTTAAAGGAACAACAGGTGATGTGGCAGTTGATCATTATCATCGTTTTAAAGAGGATGTTCGGTTAATGGCGGAAATGGGGTTAAAAGCCTACCGTTTCTCCGTAGCTTGGGCACGGATTTTCCCAAAAGGAAAGGGAGAAGTGAACGAGAAAGGCATCGAGTTTTATAATCATTTAATTAATGAATTGGTGAAAAATAAAATTGAACCCATTTTAACCATTTATCACTGGGATTTGCCGCAAGCGCTTCAGGATGAATATGGCGGCTGGGAGTCAAGGCAGATTGTCGAGGACTTTACCAATTATGCTGTCACGTTGTATAAACATTTTGGAGACCGTGTTAAATATTGGGTCAGTTTAAATGAACAAAACATCTTTACCGACCTTGGTTATAGAATGGCGTTACATCCTCCGGGAGTTACGAATGAAAAACTATTTTATCAAGTGAATCATCATGCAAACCTTGCGAATGCCAGTGCCATAAAGGAATTCCGTAAGTATGTTCCTAACGGAAAAATCGGGCCAAGCTTTGCCTACTCCCCAGCATACGCTGCCAGCCCAAAACCTGAAGATATTTTATCCGCTGAAAATGCCGAAGAGTTCAACAGCCACTGGTGGATGGATGTTTACGCATGGGGAGAATATCCGGAGGCTGCCTTAAGCTATTTAGAAAGTAAAGATCTCGCTCCGAAAATCGAAGCTGGCGATGTCGATTTACTAAAAGCAGGCAAGCCGGATTTTATGGGTGTAAATTACTACCAAACAACAACCTATGAACATAACCCTTTGAATGGTGTGGGACAAGGAACGTTTAATACAACAGGGAAAAAAGGCACTTCACATGATACTGGTGTCCCTGGAATATTCAAAACCATAAAAAACGGAAATTTGGAGCGGACGAATTGGGATTGGAATATTGATCCTGTCGGCTTGCGGATCGGCCTGCGCCGGATCACTAGCCGCTATCATTTGCCAATTTTAATCAGTGAAAATGGTTTGGGTGAATACGACAAACTGGAAGCTGGTGATGTTGTGAATGATGACTACCGCATTGACTATCTGAAAAGCCATTTAAGTGCAGTCCAGGAAGCCATAACGGATGGGGTTGAAATGCTTGGCTATTGCACTTGGTCATTCACAGACTTATTAAGCTGGCTGAACGGTTTTCAAAAACGCTATGGCTTTGTCTATGTAAACCAGCATGAAGAAGGAGAACACGATCTCCGCCGCGTGAAAAAGAAAAGCTATTTCTGGTATAAAGAGGTTATTGAAAAAAATGGAGAAAACCTATAA
- a CDS encoding phosphocarrier protein HPr yields MAEKTFKVVDQAGIHARPATVLVSTASKFKSEVKLDYKGKEVNLKSIMGVMSLGIPSGAEIKVIAEGEDAEETIQALEDVMKKEGLAE; encoded by the coding sequence ATGGCAGAAAAAACATTCAAAGTAGTCGACCAGGCTGGTATCCATGCCCGTCCGGCAACAGTATTAGTCAGCACTGCATCCAAATTTAAATCAGAAGTAAAATTAGATTATAAAGGAAAAGAAGTAAACCTTAAATCGATTATGGGTGTTATGTCACTTGGAATCCCTAGCGGTGCCGAAATTAAAGTGATCGCCGAGGGAGAAGATGCAGAAGAAACGATTCAAGCACTCGAAGATGTGATGAAAAAAGAAGGATTAGCTGAATAA
- a CDS encoding PTS sugar transporter subunit IIB codes for MNILLCCSAGMSTSLLVSKMQKSALEQNLSCQIWAVPIDVVIREINKADVLLLGPHVRYMFNEFKKLGDKKGIPVAVIDTVHYGTFNGKEVLRTAERLYKEMKGSANC; via the coding sequence ATGAATATTTTATTGTGTTGTTCCGCAGGAATGTCAACCAGTTTATTGGTCTCCAAAATGCAAAAAAGTGCATTGGAACAAAATCTTTCATGTCAAATATGGGCGGTTCCCATTGATGTGGTAATAAGGGAAATCAATAAAGCAGATGTCCTTCTTCTTGGACCGCATGTTCGCTATATGTTTAACGAATTTAAGAAATTGGGCGATAAAAAGGGAATTCCTGTCGCTGTAATAGATACCGTTCATTACGGCACTTTCAATGGCAAGGAAGTTTTACGAACGGCAGAACGGCTTTATAAAGAAATGAAAGGGTCAGCAAACTGCTGA
- a CDS encoding 6-phospho-beta-glucosidase, translating into MKKGIKIVTIGGGSSYTPELVEGFIKRYDELPVRELWLVDIPAGEEKLNIVGALAKRMVEKAGLPIEVHLTLDRRSALKDADFVTTQFRVGLLDARAKDERIPLKYNVIGQETNGPGGLFKGLRTIPVILEICKDMEELCPNAWLVNFTNPAGMVTEAVLRYSNIKKVVGLCNVPVGIRMGIAKMFDVEPERIQVDFAGLNHMVFGLNVYLDGVSVLDEVIEKMADPKNALSMKNIAAIGWEPDFLRALHAIPCGYHRYYYKTQEMLEEELEAANTVGTRAEVVKQVEKELFELYKDPELAIKPPQLEKRGGAYYSDAACNLINSIYNDKRDIQPVNTRNNGAIASIPDESAVEVNCIITKEGPRPISVGDLPVAVRGLVQQIKSFERVAAEAAVSGNYNTALLAMTINPLVPSDKIAKAILDDMLEAHREYLPQFFNKVEA; encoded by the coding sequence ATGAAAAAAGGAATAAAAATTGTCACAATCGGCGGCGGCTCAAGTTACACGCCCGAATTAGTCGAAGGATTCATCAAGCGGTACGATGAGCTTCCAGTTCGTGAACTATGGCTCGTTGATATTCCTGCAGGGGAAGAAAAACTAAACATTGTCGGTGCACTTGCCAAAAGGATGGTGGAAAAAGCAGGACTTCCCATCGAAGTTCATTTAACCCTAGATCGCAGGTCAGCGCTTAAGGATGCTGACTTTGTAACAACACAATTCCGCGTCGGTTTGTTAGATGCACGCGCAAAAGATGAAAGAATCCCACTGAAATACAATGTGATTGGTCAAGAGACAAACGGTCCAGGCGGATTGTTCAAAGGTTTAAGGACAATTCCTGTGATTCTTGAGATTTGCAAAGACATGGAAGAATTATGTCCTAACGCATGGCTCGTTAACTTTACCAATCCCGCGGGAATGGTAACAGAAGCAGTTCTCCGCTATAGCAACATCAAAAAGGTAGTTGGATTGTGCAATGTTCCTGTTGGCATAAGGATGGGTATCGCAAAGATGTTTGACGTGGAACCAGAAAGAATTCAAGTGGATTTTGCCGGACTTAATCATATGGTCTTCGGCCTAAATGTTTACTTAGATGGTGTGAGTGTTCTTGATGAGGTCATTGAAAAAATGGCTGACCCCAAGAATGCCCTATCTATGAAAAATATAGCTGCAATAGGCTGGGAACCTGATTTCCTTCGCGCTTTACATGCCATTCCATGCGGCTATCATCGCTATTATTATAAAACACAAGAAATGCTGGAAGAAGAATTGGAAGCGGCCAACACTGTCGGCACACGTGCAGAAGTAGTTAAGCAAGTGGAAAAAGAGTTATTCGAGCTTTATAAAGATCCTGAATTGGCGATCAAACCACCGCAATTGGAAAAACGAGGCGGCGCTTATTACAGTGATGCAGCATGCAACCTAATAAATTCCATTTATAATGACAAACGCGATATTCAGCCTGTTAACACAAGAAATAACGGTGCAATCGCTAGTATTCCAGATGAGTCTGCTGTTGAAGTGAACTGCATTATTACAAAAGAAGGTCCTAGGCCAATTTCGGTTGGTGATCTTCCAGTAGCAGTCCGCGGACTTGTACAGCAAATCAAATCGTTTGAACGGGTCGCTGCAGAAGCGGCTGTATCAGGAAACTATAACACAGCACTTTTAGCAATGACCATCAATCCTTTAGTTCCATCCGATAAGATAGCAAAGGCAATCTTGGATGATATGCTTGAAGCACATAGAGAGTATCTTCCTCAGTTTTTTAATAAGGTAGAGGCGTAA
- a CDS encoding PTS lactose/cellobiose transporter subunit IIA, with the protein MENLEEIIFQIILHGGNGKSASMEAIMAAKQGDFTTAREKLKEAGDALNEAHHIQTSLVQKEVRGERTEVSLLMVHAQDHLMNAITMRDLATEFVDLYETVKQSGGVRS; encoded by the coding sequence ATGGAAAACTTAGAAGAAATTATTTTTCAAATTATCCTTCATGGAGGTAATGGAAAAAGCGCCTCCATGGAAGCGATTATGGCAGCCAAACAAGGCGATTTCACGACTGCGCGTGAAAAGTTAAAAGAAGCAGGCGATGCCCTGAATGAAGCACATCATATTCAAACATCTTTGGTTCAAAAAGAAGTAAGAGGTGAAAGAACCGAAGTATCTCTGCTAATGGTTCATGCCCAGGACCACTTAATGAATGCGATCACGATGAGAGATTTGGCAACTGAATTTGTTGATCTATATGAGACAGTAAAACAGTCCGGAGGTGTTCGTTCATGA
- a CDS encoding lactonase family protein, with product MTNNGTFKGFVGTYTKGESKGIYSFTLNTKEGKIANVQVAAELENPTYLTITKDNRNLYAVVKDGDNGGVAAFSLNASTGDISEINREVLAGSPPCHVSVDSESRYVFSANYHKGTVESHLINQNNGSVQPVVSIIKHEGSGPDPRQEKPHTHYAAVTPNEKFLAVVELGSDALITYEVSENGALTEVSRLAANPGSGPRHLVFHPNRKFAYVMTEFSSEVIFLTFDAETGSFTAKQYISTIPADFTENNQGSAIHISSDGRFVYAGNRGHNSIAIFSVNQESGELTFVDRTLTEGDWPRDFSLDPTEKFIVTSNQETGNLVLFARDEHTGKLTLLQSDVKVPYAVCVKFLNV from the coding sequence ATGACAAATAACGGCACTTTTAAAGGTTTTGTTGGAACGTACACAAAGGGTGAAAGTAAAGGGATCTACTCCTTCACTTTAAACACCAAGGAAGGGAAAATCGCAAATGTTCAAGTTGCGGCTGAGCTGGAGAATCCAACCTATCTAACCATTACAAAAGATAACCGCAACCTTTATGCTGTTGTAAAAGATGGTGATAACGGCGGTGTTGCTGCATTTTCGTTAAATGCTTCTACTGGAGATATTTCGGAAATTAATCGTGAAGTACTTGCCGGATCACCTCCATGTCATGTCAGTGTTGATAGTGAATCCCGCTATGTTTTCAGTGCCAACTATCATAAAGGGACAGTGGAATCCCATTTAATTAATCAAAACAATGGCTCTGTTCAACCGGTAGTTTCGATTATTAAACATGAAGGATCAGGTCCGGATCCAAGACAGGAAAAGCCGCATACCCATTATGCTGCAGTCACTCCAAATGAGAAATTTCTTGCTGTTGTAGAATTAGGCAGCGATGCCCTCATTACCTATGAGGTAAGCGAGAATGGAGCATTAACAGAAGTCAGCCGCTTGGCTGCCAATCCTGGAAGTGGTCCAAGACATTTAGTGTTCCATCCAAACCGCAAATTTGCCTATGTAATGACAGAATTCAGTTCAGAGGTCATCTTTTTAACCTTTGATGCGGAAACAGGCAGCTTTACAGCCAAACAGTACATTTCCACCATTCCGGCGGATTTTACTGAAAACAACCAAGGTAGTGCCATTCATATTTCATCTGACGGCCGTTTTGTGTATGCAGGAAATCGCGGCCATAACAGCATTGCCATCTTCAGTGTAAATCAAGAGTCCGGAGAGCTTACGTTTGTAGATCGCACCTTGACAGAAGGTGATTGGCCAAGAGATTTTTCCCTGGACCCGACTGAAAAATTCATCGTCACATCCAATCAAGAAACCGGAAATCTGGTACTTTTCGCAAGAGATGAACATACAGGAAAATTAACACTGCTGCAATCCGATGTTAAAGTCCCTTATGCCGTTTGTGTTAAGTTCTTAAATGTGTAG
- the celB gene encoding PTS cellobiose transporter subunit IIC, with translation MNKLFQFMEKYFMPVAGKLAGQKHLGALRDGIALAMPMIIIGSVFLILGNLPFPHYSDWLANTFGKSFATKLSYPVDATFNMMGLIAAFGIAYRLAEAYEIDGVTAGVISVCAFLLAAPFQIPFTPAGAKTAIEVSGGIPVALMGSKGLFVAMLIALGSTEVYRWIVKKNIVIRMPDGVPPAVSKSFVALIPGFAVIVIVWALRLIVENTHFGSLFNIVGDILGGPLGVLGTSLWGSLIAELLVSLLWVCGLHGANIVGGVMGPIWLGAMGDNASAYAAHKPLPHIITQQFFDNFVHLGGSGATFGLVILFIFFAKSGQLKQLGKLAIGPGIFEINEPVTFGAPVVMNPLLVIPFILAPLMNIVATYIGMDLGLVARPNGVAVPWTTPPIISGFLATGSISGSIMQAFNLAMDFFIYLPFFMMYDKMLKKQEVEFESSHKAV, from the coding sequence ATGAACAAGTTATTTCAATTCATGGAAAAATATTTTATGCCGGTAGCTGGTAAGCTAGCTGGGCAAAAGCATCTTGGCGCTCTTCGTGACGGTATCGCACTTGCAATGCCCATGATTATCATCGGTTCAGTATTCCTCATCCTTGGTAACTTGCCATTTCCTCACTACTCAGATTGGCTGGCAAACACATTTGGAAAATCTTTTGCAACCAAATTATCCTATCCAGTTGATGCAACATTCAATATGATGGGTCTAATCGCAGCATTCGGTATTGCGTATCGTTTGGCAGAGGCATATGAAATTGATGGAGTAACAGCTGGAGTCATCTCAGTCTGTGCTTTCTTACTTGCAGCTCCATTCCAAATTCCTTTCACTCCAGCTGGTGCAAAAACTGCAATCGAAGTATCAGGTGGTATTCCAGTTGCTTTAATGGGAAGTAAGGGTTTATTTGTAGCTATGTTAATTGCATTAGGTTCAACTGAAGTTTATCGTTGGATTGTAAAGAAAAACATCGTAATCAGAATGCCTGATGGCGTTCCTCCAGCTGTATCAAAATCGTTCGTCGCACTTATTCCTGGTTTTGCTGTAATCGTAATCGTTTGGGCACTGCGTCTAATTGTTGAAAATACTCATTTCGGCAGCTTATTTAATATCGTTGGCGACATCCTTGGCGGACCGCTTGGCGTATTAGGTACAAGCTTATGGGGCTCGCTAATTGCTGAATTGTTAGTGTCATTATTATGGGTATGCGGGCTCCACGGAGCGAACATTGTAGGCGGTGTAATGGGCCCGATCTGGTTAGGAGCTATGGGTGACAACGCCTCAGCTTATGCAGCACATAAACCGCTGCCACACATTATCACGCAACAATTCTTTGATAATTTTGTACACTTAGGCGGTTCTGGTGCAACGTTTGGTCTTGTTATACTGTTCATATTCTTTGCTAAGTCAGGACAGTTGAAACAACTTGGTAAATTGGCGATCGGTCCTGGTATCTTTGAAATTAATGAACCAGTTACTTTCGGAGCCCCGGTTGTTATGAACCCACTACTGGTTATACCATTTATCTTGGCACCATTAATGAACATTGTGGCAACATATATTGGCATGGATTTAGGGTTGGTTGCCAGACCTAATGGTGTTGCTGTACCTTGGACAACACCTCCAATTATTAGCGGATTTTTAGCCACAGGATCCATCTCCGGTTCCATTATGCAAGCATTTAACTTAGCGATGGACTTCTTCATTTATCTGCCATTCTTTATGATGTATGACAAAATGTTGAAGAAACAAGAAGTAGAATTTGAATCATCACATAAAGCAGTTTAA